The following proteins come from a genomic window of Rhodohalobacter sp. 614A:
- a CDS encoding DUF4270 family protein has translation MTAFLTSACEEPGPVGEDIITGEEPVQSQTVYLQDYTLVEENAFSGRLANTAVGYFDDPVYGTMKSVALLKPSISTSDVDTVGSQDALSLQLIFSDSVYGDSLATSTYEIYEAAEIWRGAELRYNQEIPIDMSHKIAEFQVDADEDSLVIDLSREFVTKYAEYFNADTSLTTAERDSIYIYNFPGLAIVPSESNQNIRFLKTLPSNTDNSNDEEAITSFFLTSPDQDDEEDDGPVTLFARDWGVLFTRQTEPTYPNNIVLHNTERILKFQLDLPKEELQTKNIVFAQLVFSKDSSPVEGTPQIKRPNTNFIRGHVFNEEPNDVMAEIFISEPNYIAALNDTSNAFLMDITQHVLNKVYGDAEDRIMYVSIQSVNGLFYSSHFFDPNSADVKKPRVVITYVEE, from the coding sequence ATGACAGCTTTTCTTACATCCGCCTGTGAAGAACCCGGGCCCGTTGGCGAGGATATTATTACCGGAGAAGAGCCTGTGCAGTCTCAAACTGTTTATCTACAGGATTATACACTCGTGGAAGAAAACGCCTTCTCAGGAAGGCTTGCCAATACGGCCGTCGGATATTTTGACGATCCCGTGTACGGAACCATGAAATCTGTGGCTCTTCTAAAACCATCTATCTCTACTTCGGATGTAGATACGGTAGGTTCGCAGGATGCCCTTTCGCTTCAGCTTATTTTCAGCGACTCGGTATACGGTGACAGCCTTGCCACATCAACCTACGAAATCTACGAAGCTGCAGAGATCTGGAGGGGCGCCGAACTTCGGTACAACCAGGAAATCCCGATAGATATGAGCCACAAAATTGCCGAATTTCAGGTCGACGCAGATGAGGACAGCCTGGTGATAGATTTAAGCAGAGAATTTGTGACCAAATATGCCGAGTATTTTAATGCCGATACCTCGCTAACAACTGCAGAAAGAGATTCCATCTACATCTATAATTTTCCGGGTTTAGCCATCGTGCCCTCGGAAAGCAACCAGAATATCCGGTTTCTCAAAACTTTACCCAGCAATACCGACAACTCAAATGATGAAGAAGCCATTACAAGTTTCTTTTTAACATCGCCTGATCAGGACGATGAAGAGGATGATGGACCGGTAACTCTTTTCGCGAGAGATTGGGGCGTATTATTCACACGGCAAACGGAGCCGACCTATCCAAATAATATTGTACTTCATAATACCGAACGAATTTTAAAATTCCAGCTGGATCTGCCCAAAGAAGAGCTTCAAACAAAAAATATTGTCTTTGCTCAACTTGTATTTAGCAAAGACAGCTCACCAGTAGAAGGCACACCGCAGATTAAGCGCCCAAATACGAATTTTATAAGAGGGCACGTTTTTAACGAAGAGCCGAATGATGTAATGGCTGAGATCTTCATATCAGAACCAAATTACATTGCAGCGCTCAATGATACTTCAAATGCATTTTTAATGGACATTACGCAGCACGTATTAAACAAGGTGTATGGAGATGCAGAAGACAGAATAATGTATGTTTCCATACAGTCGGTGAATGGCCTTTTCTATTCATCTCATTTTTTTGATCCAAATTCGGCCGACGTCAAAAAACCAAGAGTTGTAATTACATATGTGGAAGAATAG
- a CDS encoding glycogen/starch synthase yields MKILYAAAEIAPFARMTYTADMLRFLPASLQDAGFEIRILLPKYGTINDRRNRLHEVIRLSGIEVEVGENVESMKIKVASIPNAKLQVYFLDNDKYFKRKAMFDNPKTESFYDDNDERLAFYNKGVLETVISLGWEPDIIHCHDWPAGLIPLLVRTKYKDEDIFKNTQIVYNLHHPENKGHFEDPSVLKLLGLPDDVDIDSLTEDGAVDMLKLGLKYSDHVVTGNHLKDQFDDLFEQLKIKPTKIQGSPEDVSKKFANYYREIAGEDQ; encoded by the coding sequence ATGAAAATACTTTACGCCGCTGCTGAAATCGCCCCTTTTGCCCGAATGACCTATACTGCCGATATGCTCCGTTTTCTGCCGGCATCTCTGCAAGACGCAGGATTTGAAATCAGGATTTTATTACCCAAATACGGCACCATTAATGACCGAAGAAATCGCCTGCACGAAGTAATAAGACTTTCCGGCATTGAAGTGGAAGTGGGAGAAAATGTTGAAAGTATGAAAATTAAGGTTGCCAGCATCCCCAATGCAAAATTGCAGGTCTATTTCCTTGATAATGACAAATACTTCAAGAGAAAGGCGATGTTCGACAATCCGAAAACCGAATCTTTTTACGATGATAATGACGAACGTCTGGCCTTCTACAATAAAGGTGTGCTGGAAACTGTTATAAGCCTTGGGTGGGAGCCAGATATCATCCATTGTCATGATTGGCCGGCCGGTTTGATTCCTTTGCTTGTACGAACCAAGTATAAGGATGAAGACATATTTAAAAACACTCAGATTGTTTACAATTTGCATCATCCCGAAAACAAGGGGCATTTTGAAGATCCAAGTGTTTTAAAATTACTCGGCCTGCCGGATGATGTAGATATCGACTCACTCACTGAGGATGGTGCCGTAGACATGCTCAAATTGGGTTTAAAATACAGCGATCACGTTGTAACAGGAAATCATTTGAAAGACCAGTTTGACGACCTTTTTGAGCAATTAAAAATAAAACCAACAAAAATTCAGGGTTCGCCCGAAGATGTATCGAAAAAATTTGCCAATTACTACCGGGAAATTGCCGGCGAAGATCAATAG
- a CDS encoding phosphosulfolactate synthase, which produces MSHPISNLPKRTEKPRNKGITLALDKGFSVRQAEDFCEATSNYTDIVKLGWGTSLVTQNLKQKLDVYKSYDIPVYFGGTLFEAYVLRNELEKYVQLLQDYHIDYLEVSNGTIWLSEKRKNEIIKDLSKDFTVLSEVGSKNPDDIIPPYKWVKMIESELESGAWKVICEARESGTVGVFRPNGEIRSGLIDEIADQISFEHLLFEAPNKDQQVWFIRKFGSNVNLGNIQPAEVISVETLRLGLRSDTLFDFYSIDDKEIRDLYSDNKSDFSQESSS; this is translated from the coding sequence ATGTCACACCCAATAAGCAATCTTCCAAAGCGCACTGAAAAGCCAAGAAACAAAGGAATAACACTCGCGCTTGATAAAGGTTTTAGTGTAAGACAAGCTGAAGATTTTTGCGAAGCCACATCAAATTATACAGATATTGTAAAACTGGGATGGGGTACATCGCTCGTTACTCAGAATCTGAAGCAGAAACTGGATGTTTATAAGAGTTATGATATTCCCGTCTATTTTGGGGGAACCCTGTTTGAAGCATATGTTTTGAGGAATGAACTCGAAAAATATGTTCAACTACTTCAGGATTATCATATTGACTACCTTGAGGTATCCAACGGGACGATTTGGCTTTCCGAAAAAAGAAAGAATGAGATTATAAAAGACCTGAGTAAAGATTTTACGGTCTTATCGGAAGTTGGCAGTAAAAATCCCGATGATATTATTCCTCCTTACAAATGGGTGAAAATGATTGAATCTGAACTAGAATCCGGTGCCTGGAAAGTGATTTGCGAAGCGCGGGAATCCGGAACTGTTGGAGTTTTCCGGCCGAACGGAGAGATACGATCCGGATTGATAGATGAAATAGCTGACCAGATTTCCTTTGAACACCTTCTGTTCGAAGCTCCAAATAAAGATCAGCAGGTTTGGTTTATCCGAAAATTCGGAAGTAACGTAAACCTGGGTAATATTCAACCGGCCGAGGTTATTTCTGTTGAAACTCTCCGACTTGGATTACGAAGCGATACACTTTTCGACTTCTACTCCATCGACGATAAAGAAATTCGGGATTTATACTCAGATAATAAATCAGACTTTTCACAAGAATCTTCCTCATAA
- the malQ gene encoding 4-alpha-glucanotransferase, with product MRFPRSTGTLVHPTSFPSQYGMGDFGHEAKKFIDFLQETDQTIWQVLPLTPTGYGNSPYASYSAFAGNHYLISPDILVEKELISRAEAGKAILPQTTTADYDQAFLNKDRLFKLASEKFYETKSPEDEEKLSQFKKANAEWLPDYCLFMACSKANNREPWNLWEPGLAQRKSSVIKKFAKKYQDEIEYQTWLQFEFFNQWYDLKDYANSKNIRVVGDIPIFVDHNSADVWANPKYFEVDKQGNRQLVAGVPPDYFSETGQLWGNPLYKWDVLEKDEYSWWVDRFKQMFDLFDAIRVDHFRGFDEYWAVSAKEKTAQKGDWKKGPGHKLFHTIREKLGDLPIIAEDLGVMTPGVEKLRDDFQFPGMRILQFAFGSGEENSYLPHNFNQNCVVYTGTHDNDTTIGWYHSAPEFEKHQAREYTRSDGAEIQWELIRYGMMSVADQAIFPLQDFMNLDAGHRMNIPGTVQNNWEWRFTHQMLENVYRERIKYLIKLSNRVGVTAHS from the coding sequence ATGCGTTTCCCGAGATCCACCGGTACGCTCGTCCATCCCACTTCGTTTCCTTCACAATACGGAATGGGTGATTTTGGGCATGAAGCCAAAAAGTTCATCGATTTTTTACAGGAAACCGACCAAACCATCTGGCAGGTTTTACCTCTCACTCCAACGGGTTACGGGAATTCTCCCTACGCAAGTTATTCGGCATTCGCCGGAAATCACTATCTCATCAGCCCTGATATTTTGGTTGAAAAAGAATTGATTAGCCGTGCAGAGGCCGGCAAAGCGATCCTGCCACAAACAACCACCGCTGATTATGATCAGGCTTTTTTGAATAAAGACCGGCTCTTCAAATTGGCTTCAGAAAAATTTTACGAGACCAAATCCCCTGAAGACGAAGAGAAGCTTTCACAATTCAAAAAAGCCAATGCAGAGTGGCTTCCTGATTATTGTCTTTTCATGGCATGCTCAAAAGCAAATAATCGGGAGCCCTGGAATTTATGGGAACCCGGCCTTGCGCAAAGAAAATCCAGCGTAATCAAAAAGTTTGCTAAAAAATATCAGGATGAAATAGAATACCAAACCTGGCTGCAATTCGAGTTTTTTAACCAATGGTATGATCTGAAGGATTACGCCAACAGTAAAAATATTCGAGTGGTTGGAGATATCCCGATTTTTGTGGATCATAATAGTGCAGACGTGTGGGCCAATCCAAAATATTTTGAAGTCGACAAACAAGGCAATCGGCAGCTTGTAGCCGGCGTGCCGCCCGATTATTTTAGCGAAACCGGCCAGCTTTGGGGAAATCCGCTTTACAAATGGGATGTTCTCGAAAAAGATGAATACTCGTGGTGGGTAGATCGCTTCAAACAAATGTTTGACCTGTTTGATGCAATACGGGTGGATCATTTCCGTGGCTTTGACGAATACTGGGCGGTTTCTGCTAAAGAAAAAACCGCTCAAAAAGGAGACTGGAAAAAAGGACCCGGCCACAAACTCTTTCATACCATCCGGGAAAAACTGGGAGATTTGCCCATTATTGCGGAAGATTTGGGAGTAATGACACCCGGAGTGGAAAAACTTCGCGACGATTTTCAGTTTCCCGGTATGAGAATTCTGCAATTTGCATTTGGTTCAGGCGAAGAGAACAGTTATTTACCGCACAACTTTAATCAAAACTGCGTAGTTTATACAGGTACTCATGATAATGATACAACCATCGGATGGTATCATTCCGCTCCTGAATTTGAAAAACACCAGGCCCGGGAATATACACGATCAGATGGGGCGGAAATACAGTGGGAACTGATCCGGTATGGAATGATGTCCGTGGCTGACCAGGCGATATTTCCTTTACAGGATTTTATGAATCTGGATGCTGGACATCGGATGAATATTCCCGGTACAGTTCAAAATAATTGGGAGTGGCGTTTTACTCACCAAATGCTGGAAAATGTATACCGCGAACGTATCAAATATCTTATAAAACTGAGCAATAGAGTTGGCGTCACGGCTCATTCGTAG
- the glgB gene encoding 1,4-alpha-glucan branching protein GlgB, whose protein sequence is MTLKIEEIRAISNGEHGDLFSVLGLHTIMADGNEKLVLRSFRPDAKSIVVIPDSGKEVTLSRLSDEGFFEHIFSRRKNRFSYQLKIIPYVGEPYTIEDAYRFGKQISDFDLQLWGEGNHHHAYQWMGSHTKTVDGVDGTHFVVAAPSASRVSVIGSFNNWDGRTHGMRKYHDQGIWEIFIPHVTDGDLYKYEIKSHTTDAPLKKSDPYGRFMEMRPGTASKVWNSSYKWTDQEWMKNRRKIQDHNEAISIYEVHAGSWKRKVDEDPGFLSYRDLADDLVPYTKEMGFTHIELMPIAEHPYDPSWGYQISGYFAPTSRFGNPDDLRYFIDKCHQEGIGIIVDWVPAHFTKDEHGLRRFDGTALYEHEDPRQGEHKDWGTNIFNFGRSEVLNFLISNAIYWLEEFHIDGLRVDAVASMLYLDYSREEGEWVPNQYGGRENLEAIHFLQRFNEVTHEYFPGILNFAEESTSWQGVSQPTSSGGLGFDFKWNMGWMNDTLTYIEKDPIFRKYHQDQLSFSLIYAFSEQFVLPLSHDEVVHMKQSLLSKMPGDDWQKFANLRLLYTYMFGHPGKKLLFMGGEFGQWNEWTEAQSIDWHLLQWDNHKGIQRLVKDLNNVYKTETAFHEVDSRWEGFEWIDLSDADNSMLSFIRRGKDPNDFLVFILNFTPTTHDQYKFGVPKTGEYEVIFNSDSGYYGGSNQGPTAVVAQNGNWHNQPAHINIPVPPLAGVVLKPKS, encoded by the coding sequence TTGACTTTAAAAATCGAAGAAATACGAGCCATTTCCAACGGCGAACATGGCGATTTGTTTTCAGTTTTAGGACTTCACACTATAATGGCGGACGGCAATGAAAAATTGGTGCTTCGCAGTTTTCGTCCCGATGCCAAATCTATTGTTGTCATCCCCGATTCAGGAAAAGAAGTAACATTGTCCCGCCTTTCGGATGAAGGATTTTTTGAGCACATTTTCTCGCGACGGAAGAATCGGTTTTCTTACCAGTTGAAAATTATTCCATACGTGGGCGAACCTTACACCATTGAAGATGCCTATCGGTTCGGCAAGCAAATTTCGGATTTTGATTTACAACTTTGGGGAGAAGGAAATCACCATCACGCCTATCAATGGATGGGATCTCACACCAAAACAGTAGACGGTGTAGACGGCACTCATTTTGTTGTTGCCGCACCGAGTGCAAGCCGGGTGAGCGTAATCGGATCGTTCAATAACTGGGATGGACGCACGCACGGAATGCGAAAATATCACGACCAGGGAATTTGGGAAATTTTCATCCCGCATGTTACGGATGGAGACCTGTACAAGTATGAAATTAAGTCTCACACAACGGATGCCCCACTGAAAAAGTCCGATCCTTACGGCCGGTTTATGGAGATGCGGCCGGGAACGGCGTCGAAAGTCTGGAACAGTTCCTATAAATGGACCGATCAGGAATGGATGAAAAATCGCCGGAAAATCCAGGATCATAATGAAGCAATCTCAATTTACGAGGTTCATGCCGGTTCATGGAAACGAAAAGTGGATGAAGATCCCGGGTTTTTAAGCTATCGGGATTTAGCCGATGATTTGGTGCCTTATACAAAAGAAATGGGTTTTACTCATATCGAGTTAATGCCTATTGCCGAACATCCTTACGATCCTTCGTGGGGATACCAGATTAGCGGATATTTTGCTCCAACAAGCCGGTTTGGCAATCCTGACGATCTTCGCTATTTCATTGACAAATGCCACCAGGAAGGAATTGGTATTATTGTTGATTGGGTTCCGGCTCACTTCACAAAAGATGAACACGGCCTGCGCCGATTTGACGGCACGGCTCTTTATGAACACGAAGATCCCCGCCAGGGTGAACACAAAGACTGGGGAACCAACATTTTTAATTTTGGGAGAAGTGAGGTACTGAATTTCCTCATTTCAAATGCTATCTACTGGCTTGAAGAATTTCATATTGATGGCCTGCGGGTGGATGCCGTGGCTTCTATGCTCTATCTTGATTATTCGAGGGAAGAAGGAGAATGGGTTCCCAATCAATATGGCGGACGTGAAAATTTGGAAGCCATCCACTTTTTGCAACGGTTTAATGAAGTAACTCATGAATACTTTCCGGGGATTCTGAATTTTGCCGAAGAATCCACTTCCTGGCAAGGCGTTTCCCAACCAACATCATCCGGCGGACTCGGGTTTGATTTCAAATGGAATATGGGCTGGATGAACGATACCCTCACCTATATTGAAAAAGACCCCATTTTTAGAAAATATCATCAGGATCAGCTCTCGTTCTCCCTGATTTATGCTTTTTCTGAGCAGTTTGTGTTGCCGCTTTCACACGATGAGGTCGTGCATATGAAACAATCTCTGCTCTCAAAAATGCCGGGAGATGACTGGCAAAAATTTGCAAACTTGAGATTGCTGTACACTTATATGTTTGGCCACCCGGGTAAAAAGCTTCTGTTTATGGGAGGAGAATTTGGCCAATGGAACGAGTGGACCGAAGCGCAATCCATCGACTGGCACTTGCTGCAGTGGGATAACCACAAAGGTATTCAGCGATTGGTGAAAGACCTCAACAATGTTTACAAAACCGAAACTGCGTTCCATGAAGTGGATTCACGCTGGGAAGGGTTCGAATGGATCGATTTAAGTGATGCAGACAATAGCATGCTTTCATTTATTCGGCGAGGAAAAGACCCTAACGATTTTCTTGTCTTTATTCTTAACTTTACGCCAACTACTCACGATCAATACAAATTCGGCGTTCCAAAAACAGGAGAATACGAGGTGATTTTTAACAGCGATTCTGGTTATTACGGTGGTAGCAATCAGGGACCAACGGCGGTGGTCGCTCAAAACGGGAACTGGCACAACCAACCCGCTCATATCAACATACCCGTACCTCCTTTGGCAGGTGTCGTTTTGAAACCTAAATCGTAA
- a CDS encoding ABC transporter permease, giving the protein MNIIRFISRRYLFSKKHISLISILTGISIGGITIGTALLIVILSVFNGFFDVIRGYLLSFDPDIRVERTSESTMLYNQDLMDDVRAHKEVVSLTPFVSGKVMLAFQNGRNEVISVRGVDAENDQIFRDLEDSREEAEYDISVQNGKPGTVISEALVNRYRLEPGDEIAMLSPSGMRRALTQFSAPRVSRFEVRNSYDTHQIIAGDVAYIGIVAAQRLFNMRNEITGFDIQLTDTDHAETVKADLQEILGPEYTIETWYDLQKPLYDVMYLEKWGSYFILMIIVLVAVLNIVGSLTMIVIQKKRDIGVLISMGMTPKKIKKIFQSQGLQIGLIGCVIGGVIGILLTLAQQEFGLVKLSSSFIIDAYPVAIQMSDIVIVLIGTMLLCLLASWYPAARAAAVEPADAVRDE; this is encoded by the coding sequence ATGAATATTATTCGGTTTATATCGCGGCGCTACCTCTTTTCTAAAAAGCATATTTCGTTGATTTCGATTCTTACCGGCATCAGCATTGGTGGAATCACCATTGGTACGGCGTTACTGATTGTTATTCTTTCTGTATTTAATGGTTTTTTTGATGTGATTCGCGGTTACCTTCTGTCATTCGATCCCGATATCCGTGTTGAGAGAACATCGGAATCTACAATGCTCTACAATCAGGACTTGATGGATGATGTTCGTGCACATAAAGAGGTAGTCAGCTTAACGCCATTTGTTTCCGGCAAAGTGATGCTTGCATTCCAGAACGGAAGAAATGAAGTGATCAGCGTTCGCGGAGTAGACGCAGAAAACGACCAGATTTTTCGCGATCTGGAAGACAGCCGCGAGGAGGCCGAATATGATATTTCCGTTCAAAATGGCAAACCGGGAACCGTTATCAGCGAAGCACTTGTAAATCGGTACCGGCTGGAGCCGGGGGATGAAATTGCGATGTTGAGTCCCTCCGGAATGCGCCGGGCTCTGACCCAGTTTTCCGCCCCGCGAGTCAGCCGTTTTGAAGTGAGAAATAGCTATGATACCCATCAGATTATCGCGGGAGATGTAGCCTATATCGGCATTGTGGCTGCTCAGCGGTTGTTTAACATGCGAAACGAGATAACCGGTTTTGATATTCAGCTCACGGATACGGATCATGCCGAAACGGTAAAAGCAGATCTTCAGGAAATTCTCGGGCCGGAATATACCATCGAAACCTGGTACGATCTTCAAAAACCCCTTTACGATGTAATGTATCTCGAAAAATGGGGTTCCTATTTTATTTTGATGATTATTGTACTGGTAGCCGTTTTGAATATTGTCGGTTCACTGACCATGATCGTTATCCAGAAAAAAAGAGATATCGGCGTGCTGATTTCGATGGGAATGACACCCAAGAAAATCAAGAAAATTTTCCAAAGCCAGGGACTTCAAATTGGCCTCATCGGATGCGTGATTGGCGGAGTTATCGGGATTTTGCTCACACTTGCCCAGCAGGAATTTGGCTTGGTCAAACTCTCTTCGTCGTTTATTATTGACGCCTATCCGGTAGCTATTCAAATGTCAGACATTGTCATTGTTTTAATCGGGACGATGCTTCTGTGTCTGCTTGCGAGTTGGTATCCTGCTGCCCGAGCCGCGGCCGTGGAACCTGCCGATGCCGTGAGGGATGAGTAA
- a CDS encoding RNA polymerase sigma factor → MEQTDDTALIEQVQRGDHSAFNVLVERWQSRIHRFAFRFFADGDDASEITQKTFIKVYQKLDTLDEPCKFSSWIYRVANNLCLDELKRAGRRKSSPLEVWVEQVEGSQTPAKKLETKELGEVLEKALQTLPDEQRVVIILKEYEGMKFREIAEILEESENTIKSRMYYGLKSLRRVLKKWNIQNEYLNHG, encoded by the coding sequence TTGGAACAAACAGACGATACAGCTTTAATTGAGCAGGTTCAGCGGGGTGATCACAGCGCATTCAATGTGCTGGTTGAGCGCTGGCAGTCGCGCATCCACAGATTCGCATTCCGTTTTTTTGCGGATGGAGATGATGCCAGCGAGATCACTCAGAAAACCTTCATCAAAGTATATCAGAAGCTGGATACGCTGGATGAACCGTGTAAATTTTCGTCGTGGATTTATCGTGTTGCCAATAACCTGTGCCTTGATGAACTGAAACGTGCCGGACGGCGAAAATCCTCTCCGCTGGAAGTTTGGGTGGAACAGGTTGAGGGAAGCCAGACCCCGGCCAAAAAACTGGAAACGAAAGAGCTTGGTGAGGTTCTCGAAAAAGCACTACAGACATTACCCGATGAGCAGCGGGTCGTCATCATTTTAAAGGAATACGAGGGAATGAAATTCAGGGAGATTGCAGAAATCCTGGAAGAATCAGAAAACACGATAAAGTCCCGAATGTATTATGGGTTAAAATCACTCAGGAGAGTTTTAAAAAAATGGAATATCCAAAACGAATATTTGAACCATGGATGA
- a CDS encoding anti-sigma factor family protein has translation MDDQNIKNLFMDYLYDEMTDEQKAEFEKKLDKNPDLKKEFEELKSTNQLLQKVPMETPSLKLVMMAPEHDQKEKIKESSNKNFLKKYPGLTTVLAAAACLLIILMGAAFTGLNVGQTDQGFYMTFGEAQNLQPEIIQQGLSEQEVRDMINQIRQENSLLLASMIEKVQEQQNDQLEEAINVLTDYYDQRRQQDLRLISQGIAQLEEDTYHRLRQTDEALGDLIYALSYQSTQSTEE, from the coding sequence ATGGATGATCAAAACATAAAAAATCTGTTTATGGATTATCTCTACGATGAGATGACAGATGAACAGAAAGCCGAATTTGAAAAAAAACTGGATAAAAATCCTGATCTCAAAAAAGAGTTTGAGGAGTTAAAATCCACGAACCAATTGCTGCAGAAGGTTCCGATGGAAACGCCATCTCTTAAGTTGGTGATGATGGCGCCGGAGCACGATCAAAAAGAAAAAATAAAAGAATCATCAAACAAAAACTTTTTGAAGAAGTATCCCGGCTTAACTACCGTTTTGGCCGCCGCTGCCTGTCTGCTGATCATCCTGATGGGAGCGGCATTTACCGGTTTAAATGTCGGGCAGACGGATCAGGGTTTTTACATGACCTTTGGTGAAGCTCAGAATCTCCAACCCGAGATTATTCAGCAGGGGTTGAGTGAGCAGGAAGTCCGCGATATGATTAACCAGATCCGGCAGGAGAACTCTTTGTTGCTGGCATCCATGATCGAGAAGGTTCAGGAGCAACAAAACGACCAACTGGAAGAAGCGATCAACGTGCTGACGGATTATTACGATCAGCGCCGACAACAGGATTTGAGGCTGATTTCCCAGGGAATTGCACAGCTTGAAGAAGACACATATCACCGTTTGAGGCAAACAGACGAAGCATTGGGCGATCTCATCTACGCACTGAGTTATCAATCAACCCAATCCACAGAAGAATGA
- a CDS encoding efflux RND transporter periplasmic adaptor subunit has translation MTKKIIYSILAVGVLIVLWFVFGSDSSEETDLFIDVGKGDFEVIVTTTGELQAKNSIRIRGPRGAQTIQVWNMNIQSLVPEGTMVEKGDLVAELDRSDVMTRMQNAQLEVQQAESQLEKAQLDSSLTLSQARDELENLRFQLEENRIAVEQSVYESPAVQRQNQIELERTERRLAQEEKNYQTRILQEEAKIREIEVTLEQERNTLSRIMEVMNGFTILAPENGMVVYTRNWRGQKTTTGSTINAFDPVVAELPDFSSMESITYVNEVDIQKIKTGQTVDIGLDAVPEKELTGVVTLVANIGEQRPDTHSKVFEVKIEVNESDTTLRPAMTTSNDILVENIEDALFIPLESVHTFDSTDVVFKRDGIQMVMQQIVMGAKNENDVVILEGLHEDDQVLISMPSDISGMEKVLLPDEVLEKYRQAEDPEGDRPQTREVEMAGAPGR, from the coding sequence ATGACTAAAAAGATTATTTATTCAATTCTGGCTGTTGGGGTTTTAATTGTATTATGGTTTGTTTTCGGGAGCGATAGCAGCGAAGAAACTGACCTGTTTATAGATGTTGGAAAAGGAGATTTCGAAGTTATAGTAACTACCACCGGCGAACTTCAAGCAAAAAACTCAATTCGAATTCGGGGGCCACGCGGCGCCCAAACGATCCAGGTCTGGAATATGAATATTCAAAGCCTTGTTCCTGAAGGAACAATGGTAGAGAAAGGGGATTTGGTTGCAGAGCTGGATCGGTCTGACGTGATGACCCGTATGCAGAATGCCCAGTTGGAAGTACAACAAGCAGAATCTCAACTCGAAAAAGCCCAACTGGACAGTTCGCTCACACTCAGCCAGGCACGTGATGAACTGGAAAATTTGCGGTTTCAGCTCGAGGAAAACAGAATTGCTGTTGAGCAATCGGTGTATGAGTCACCTGCTGTTCAGCGTCAAAATCAAATTGAGCTTGAACGAACCGAACGAAGGCTTGCCCAGGAAGAGAAGAATTATCAAACCAGAATTCTACAGGAAGAAGCAAAAATTCGGGAAATTGAAGTTACTCTTGAGCAGGAGAGAAATACCCTTTCACGCATTATGGAGGTGATGAACGGATTTACCATCCTTGCGCCTGAAAACGGAATGGTGGTGTATACCAGAAACTGGCGGGGACAAAAAACAACAACCGGAAGTACAATTAATGCATTTGATCCTGTTGTAGCTGAGCTACCTGATTTTAGTTCCATGGAATCCATTACTTATGTAAATGAGGTAGACATCCAGAAAATAAAAACCGGTCAAACCGTAGATATTGGGTTGGATGCCGTCCCCGAGAAGGAACTGACAGGTGTTGTAACATTGGTTGCCAATATTGGAGAACAGCGGCCTGACACGCACTCAAAGGTTTTTGAGGTGAAAATTGAGGTCAATGAATCAGACACCACTCTGCGGCCGGCTATGACAACCAGCAACGATATTTTGGTGGAAAATATAGAAGATGCCCTTTTTATCCCCCTTGAATCAGTCCATACATTCGACTCAACGGATGTGGTTTTTAAGCGCGACGGAATTCAAATGGTGATGCAACAGATTGTGATGGGAGCCAAAAATGAGAATGATGTGGTTATCCTTGAAGGATTACATGAAGATGACCAGGTATTGATTTCAATGCCTTCTGATATTTCCGGAATGGAAAAAGTTCTCTTGCCCGATGAGGTTCTTGAGAAATACAGGCAAGCGGAAGATCCGGAAGGAGATAGACCTCAAACCCGGGAAGTTGAGATGGCGGGTGCACCCGGCAGGTAA